ATGCATTCAGTCTCTGGGCATTTGGATTTTGTCTTATCCGTCTCTCTTCTTACAAGATTTGTACTTAAAATATCTTGGATGGACGCTTAATGACAAAGTAAGCTCCTTTGCCCCCTCTTCAAGAATTATTAAATATCTGTTCGTAATAGTCATTGATCTTCTCTGTGTTTATTGAATTATCCAAAGCATCCTGGAGTGAGGAAAGCTTCTCTCTTGGCATTGCGAAAACTCTATGAGATAGATGAAAACGTCCCCACCCTTGGTCTATTCACTGAGAGATTTTCCAGTCGAATGATCGAGATGgctgatgatgttgatatgTCTGCAGCTGTTTGTGCTATTGGGCTTGTAAAGCAACTGCTAAGGTATTCCCCCTCAAGATAATTTTCCTTACCAAAGCTTCACCACAAATTTGTTGAACTGCCATGAGTTAAAACCTgagctttttgttgttgtacagACACCAGCTGATACCTGATGATGACCTGGGCCCTTTGTACGATTTGCTTATTGATCAACCTCAAGAAATCAGACGTGCGATAGGAGAGTTAGTGTATGACCACTTGATAGCACAGAAGTTTAACAGTTCTCCATCGAGTCTTACAGGTTTTTCCCTGAGATAGTCCTTGGCACTAGAGTTTTTTTACTCTTAGAACTAGGTTCAGAGTTATTACATCATTTTACAGGTCATGAAGATTCGTCCTCTGAGATCCATATCTTCAGAATGTTACAAATATTACGGGAGTTCTCCACAGATCCGATTCTAAGTGTTTATGTAATTGATGATGTTTGGGAGTACATGAAGGCCATGAAGGTAGAGTTTAAGAGAAATTACTTTTCACTATTGCAcgttaattttatagttttgacgTGTACCTTCTACAGTTTTTATATCATCTTCATGATGCTGCTTTCTTACAGGACTGGAAGTGTATCATCTCTATGCTTTTGGATCAGAATCCTCGGACTGGGTCTACTACTGATGAGGACTCAACAAACTTGATCAGACTTCTGTTTGCGTCGATCAGAAAGGCTGTCGGGGAGAAGATAATTCCTTCAACGGATAATCGAAAGCAGTATCACAGTAAAGCTCAGCGAGTAAGATtatgtctttcttctttctgaGAAATCTCCTTGTTCTGATGATATGACGTTGCAGAAGCATGAgtacatatattttagttttttgtctCTTGAACTAAACTAGAATGGACAAAATACAGTCAAAGGATCTTATAGGGCACTGTATTTCATTTGTGCTTCTTTGTACACTCTTTCCCTTTCAATTATGAAGACAATGACTTTGATGTTTCTATGCTTTGAATAACAGGAAATGTTTGAAAACAATAGGAAAGACATAACGGTGGCCATGATGAAGAATTACCCACAGCTTCTACGTAAATTCATGGCTGACAAAGCCAAAGTGTCATCTTTGGTCGagattattatgtttatgaaaCTTGAGCTCTATTCTCTTAAAAGGCAGGAGCAGGTGCCAAAAGCATTTTGTTTCTAAAAGGATGTTTTCTTCCTTGTTATTCACCCTTCTCAgtgaaaattacatttttgtCCCGTTTCAGAGTTTTAAGGCTGCAGTCCGACTCATAAAGGATGCTTTCTTCAAACACGGGGAGAAGGAAACACTAAGATCTTGCGTCAAAGCTATAACATTTTGTGCGTCAGAAAGTAAAGGGGAGCTTCAAGATTTTTCCCGTGGGAAGCttaaagatcttgaagatgaGCTTTTAGAGAAACTTATTTCTGCAATTAAAGAAGTAAAGGTACACATTGCTTCCTTTGCCATCTATCTTTATACTCATCTTTATAGATGCAATTTTTACATCTGTTTCCTGTGCAGGATGGAAATGATGAATACTCCCTCCTTGTAAACCTGAAAAGGTTGTATGAGCTACAATTGTTAAAGCCTGTGCTTGTTGAGAACATTTACGATGATATTGCTTTCGCGCTCCGTAATTTCAGAAATTTGGACGAAGAGGTGCTTAAAAATTGGTTTTAGAGCTCTTACTATCTTTTTTCTGTGTATCTCACATCTTAATGGAATAGTTGGTCATGGTTTCTTAGGTTATTTGTTTCCTGCTTCTGAATATGAAAATGTATGTGACGTGGTCTCTGCACTCCATCATAAATTGTGAAGCTGTCTCCGAAGCTTCCGTATCATCCCTTATATCAAAGCGCGATACCCTGTTTGAGGAGCTTTCGTACTTCCTGAATGGAATTGAGGAATCTAGGAAATTTGGTATCCAATTATCTCTCAGGGTAAGACTCTTTGACATTCCAGTTTATTTACACATTTCATTCCATATATGTGCTTGTCTTATCAAGGAATGAGTCACTTTTCACCTGAAAAATGAAGCCTTCAATCCTGCAGATCTGTGCTATACTTGGAGAAGAATGGTGTATGTTTAGAAAGTCAAATTTTGACTCAAGTAAACTTGAAAGATTAGGATACTGTCCTGATAGTGTTTTGCTTGAGAAATTTTGGAAACTCTGTGCAGAAATTTTTAACACCTCAGGtgactctttgtttttgttttgacaaaacCCAGTCATTTCTTGATTTTCCGAattacatattaatttttgccTGGCTTCGAAACAGATGAGACAGATGAGGAGGATGAAAATAAGGACTACGCTGAAGAGACAAACATAGATGTTGCAGCCCTTGCTGCCTGCAAGTTGGTTATTAGTGATGTAGTGCCGAAGGTACTCACCAAGTGCATTTACATTGCTGCTGTAATATCTTAGTTATGTACTGACACCTGCGATGTATTGATTGATGTTCACATGtcatcaaaacttttttaatggattCTTTTCTGTTGCAGGGCTATCTAGGACCAGAGATAATATCGCATCTTGGTATGCATGGACCTTGTGTAACAGGCGTCATAAAGAATTTTATAACATGcttaaggaaaaaagaagatgacATCTCTAGTATCTATCTGGAATCCTTGAAAAGGGTAAGCTTTTGACAAAGATGATATAATGGTCAACTATTATTTTCAGAAGATTCGAAGTTTTGTAGTCTTAGCAAATTGCTGACACTATGTAATTGGGCAGGCCTATCAACGGTATGCAACTGAACTTTCTAGTGGCGGTGAAGAATCCAGAGCAGAGAAATGTCTTGAAGTGTGCCGGGAGCTTGCAGGTGGGCTTTCAGGAATGTATATCGGTGCTGCTCGCAACAAATACAGATTGGAGATTTTGAGTGTGGTAAAGGAAGGTGTTGCGTTTGCATTTAGGGACGCTCCAAAGCAACTGTTGTTTCTGGAAGTTGCTATCCTTCCATTTGCAACAAAACTCTCAGTGCCTGACATCGTTGACATGTAAGACTCACGACTTTCTGAGGAAGTAGGAAGCTCTCTactaataaataacattatatgTGCTCTTGTTTTCTTGCTGAACAGTAAGAGGGACGTTCAAGGGCGTATAGTGCATGTTAATACAGACGAAGATCCCAGCGGATGGCGTCCTTGCTTTACCTTATTGGAGACCTTGGAGGAGAAATGCTTGAAAAACGAGGATTTACAAGGTATGTAATGTGCAGTCTCCAAGATCTGATTGGTTTAATCGATGCAGGTAGATGAGTATGATGTTATATGTCTGCAAACTTAGTCTCGGCTTATGATGATCCGTCCGTGTTGCAATTTTCCACAGACGACAAGGAAGCAGCAGCTGTAAGACGCAGGGGACGGCCAAGAAAACGTCAGGAAACAGAGCGAAAGAGACTGTTTGATGAGCAAAGCGAAAGTGATGAGGATGAGTCTATCAGTGGCGGGTCAGACAGAGAAGATGATAAGCTAGACGAGGACGCTCCTCTAATCGAGACGATTAGGTCTGCTGCACGACGGAGAGTGCTTAGGGGCGAACGGTCTAAGGGACACTGACGGGTAAAGCTCTTATCAATCTATATGTTCGTGGAcataattaatgtatttttaaagtttgttcGTAGTTGATACAGTTAAGGAACCCAACAAAACTGCTCTTTGTTATATAAATCCATCATTTCGAAGTTTAGATTACCATGAAATATCATAAgcataccaaaagaaaaactgaaagcattaaaaaggaaacaaacaaaacttgcaTTGATTCATCAACTCCTCCCAGCAATTCTCATCAGAGGAGCAATAACACCCTGAATCTCTAGAAGAGACTGTTGTATCCTAATCTCCTGGTTAACCTCCCTCTTCAAGTTCCTGAGAAGCCCTTTAAATTCGTTTTTACCCTTGATGTCCTCAGCTCTTGTCTCCAAAACTTTCTTCGTCAGTCCCATCAAGAATCCTGAATACCTCTGCATAGTGCAGTACCTTTGTAAGAAGCCTAGCAGCATTCCCAACTCGCTTCCCTCCATATTCGACACGCACTTCATCAACTTCCTCCTTGCCACTAATTCCTCCATCACTGCGACCACATTAGCCGGTTTCTTCTCCTCCAACACGGAGACCAGAGCCTCCTTGTGCCTGAACTTCTTCAACAGCTTATCGTGTCTTGTAAGCTTCAATCCTTTCTTCTCCTTGACCAAGTAATCCTCTTGGGATGGCTTCTCGCTCTGCCCTCTCTGGAAGTACCTGAAATACGTCGGCCTCAGCGCCCTTCTTCTAGTCTCATCCACTTGGCCCCTCACACTCCAAAGactcaaactcttcttctccccCGCATCTCTgctgagtttcttcttcttcttgccgGCAAAGACCATGCCGTTAGACGCTCCGATCATGCGAGTGGAACCATCAGGGGAAAGGCAGAGAGACATGAGAGGAGCCGGAAACCTCATAGAGTAAGTCACCTTAGCTCTCCCGTAATCAAACACCTTCATGTATCCGTCCAAGGCAACGCTCACAAGTCGGGTCTCAGCAGAATCCATCCTCCCGACGCAGAGAGAGGTGACGGTCTTGTTGTGACTCTCCATGGAGCAAACCATCTTGCCGCCTCCGATCAAGTCCCAAACCTTGACGCTGTTACCACCAGCGGTAGCGATCATTCCACCGGAAGGCAGGTACACGACGTCCTCCACAGGGAGTCCATGGTTGATCTCGGCGATGCATTTGGACTTGTCGACTCTGGCGTCCCAAACCTTGACGGTGTGATCGTAAGAGCCAGTAATGAACATAGAATCGCTGACGGGGGAGCAATCACCGCAGCGGACATAGTCCTTGTGGCCAAGGAGATCCGAGACGACGGTTGATCCGGCGACATCCCAGTACTTGACGACTCCATCGTCGCCTCCGGAGAGCAAGTGAAGCTTGTCCTGAAAGGGATACTTGACGAACCGGACGGGTGCGGTGTGGGAGCGGAGGGTACGGAGAGCCATGCGTTCCTTGATGTCGAAGACCTGGACAGTGCAGGAGAGATCGCAGGCGGCGAAGAGAGCCCCGTCGGAACGGAAACAGACGGAGGAGACAACATCACGGAAGGAGAAGCGGcgggaggaggaaagagagagggaggaaAAGAGGGAGACGGAGGCGGAGTGAGCGACGGCCAAGGAGTGAGGGTGGACAGGAGAGAAAGCCAAGGCGGAGACGGAGGAGACGAGATTAGGAACGGAGTGAGGTTTGAAGGAGGACCAGTATCTGGATTCTGGAGTCTCCGATTCGGAAACAGGTTTTGCCGTTGATTTTGGTTTCACAGGGAAAACCTTTGACACTTGATGCTCATTGAGCCGAACACGAAGCTCTTCCTCCATTTCTCTTCTATACGACACAGCCAGTAAGAGAGCCCTTCAAGCAGCGCAGAgagaggaaggaggaggaggaggaggaggaggaggctgctggttttagggtttaagcaATGGCTTTTTGTCCCCCGGGGAATTTGATTATTCAATTAgaccatttctttttcttttttccttttttttaataattaataacaaaacagaaaaaaattgaaacccaAACCACCGATAAAGCCCACTATAACGTACTACATTAGTGAAAAGCCCAATTCTTCGTTGAGATCCACACAGGCTTCTTGCTTTGTAAGAGacgaatgaatgaatgatagtAAAATCCAATTCCCGTAATGCGATAACTGGAGAATGATGCTCCGCCCAACTTGACAAGCAAGGATTCTCACAAAgactatttgtttgttgtattaaTGAAAGAATCAAGCAAGCAAGGAAGCTGTTTGATGCCTATCAACAGAGAGAGACAATGACAAAAGAGCAACTTACACTGTACAACCAAATAAACATGGAGATTCTATCTGCCAATGAAGACATATATTAACTTCTTCTTTCAACCATGGTTAAATAATTCCTTGCTAATCGAAATCCCTCTGGATGTGAGAGAGAGTATGCAGACAATCCTTCCTACATAATGCTGCGCGTTTCCAACATTTCAATTCTGTATCCTATTTTCCCATAATTCCTGCTGAGATTCTTATCGCTTCACTATACTCCATCGTTATACTGCCCTAGCTAATATGCAAGGTACGTGAAGTCAATAATGAGGTCCTGAAAATTGCTGCATCGTTCCTGATGCAGGGACACTTATAGCTGGCCCTCGTGGGAAATCATGTCCATGCTTTAACATCATTCCTGCGACTTGATTGACCTTATGTGCATGTCCATGCGTTGCGTATACTCTATGCAGAATGCAGAGAGTCTTCTTGGACCGGCTTATGTTAAAACGTTCCATTTCAGAGAGCGCATTTTCCATTTCTTTAAAACGCTTTTGTGATCCATACATGAGCTTTAAGCCATGGAACATCGACCTGCTCATTTTCCATCCAGCAGAGTGAGCACGCTGCACGAATTTGGCAAGCTTATCTACCGCATTGCACCTGAAGTAATTTGCCACAATCGATCTCATAATCCCATCTGTCTCTATCTGTAGCCCTTTCGTAATAGCCTGGTCTATGAAGTTCTCCATGGCGTGTAGATTATCATCTTGTCCATAGAGCTGTATCAAGAGCACATACAACCAAGGCTTGTAACTTTTCTTGGGAATAAGCTTACATAAAGTCTTGATTTTTCTGATCCTATCCTTGTCTGAACTCCTGTAGTATGCACATATCATGGACTCGAGCAACTTAATCTCATTCCTGTCAACGTGACGCTTCACAGCTTGATACATCTCCTCCATCCGAACCAGATTACCCGAGTTTGCATACCCTCTGAGCATCAGCAAGTNNNNNNNNNNNNNNNNNNNNNNNNNNNNNNNNNNNNNNNNNNNNNNNNNNNNNNNNNNNNNNNNNNNNNNNNNNNNNNNNNNNNNNNNNNNNNNNNNNNNNNNNNNNNNNNNNNNNNNNNNNNNNNNNNNNNNNNNNNNNNNNNNNNNNNNNNNNNNNNNNNNNNNNNNNNNNNNNNNNNNNNNNNNNNNNNNNNNNNNNGTAATAGCCTGGTCTATGAAGTTCTCCATGGCGTGTAGATTATCATCTTGTCCATAGAGCTGTATCAAGAGCACATACAACCAAGGCTTGTAACTTTTCTTGGGAATAAGCTTACATAAAGTCTTGATTTTTCTGATCCTATCCTTGTCTGAACTCCTGTAGTATGCACATATCATGGACTCGAGCAACTTAATCTCATTCCTGTCAACGTGACGCTTCACAGCTTGATACATCTCCTCCATCCGAACCAGGTTACCCGAGTTTGCATACCCTCTGAGCATCAGCAAGTGAGTGGCAAGGGTAGGCTTAACGAGGCCGCCATTCTTCATGATCTGAAAAGTTGCTTCCATCTTATCCCAACTCCAAGCATAGATATACCCAGCAATCAAGTTGTTGTAGGTGCTGGAATCCGGAAGGATTTTGAGTTGTTGAAGCTGGAGGAAAACTGCCTCCATTCGATCAACCATAATCAAACGGCCATAGACTGAAATGAGGATGTTATAAGTTGAGACTGATGGGGTAGAGTGCTCTTCTTGAGCTTCAAATTCAAGGAAGAGCTGCTTGCATTGATCAGCCAAACCATTCCACATGTAAGCACCCATCAAAGCATTGTAGACTGAGGTTGTCTTTGCAGACTCGTCAAACAAGGAATGGGCCATATCCACATTCTTCAACCTACCAGAAATAGTAATACCCTTGGCGTATTCATCAGCAGTCATAGGAATCCCATCGCGTAGTGCCTTGTTTCTTCTCCAGTCGAAGACCTGCAAGGCAACACCACACAGCAGCAAATAaggatttaaaaaaacaaaacaagagagtAAATTTCCTGAATTCgaatacagagagagagagagagagagtcaaaaGCTTACCACTTGAGACAAAACGGGCCACGGACGTAACTGGCGGAGGAGCTCAACAAATGCGGCGCCTTGGATTTTGGTCGAGTCCAAAACAGTAGCAACCTTATCGGAATCGTGGGAGTAGCGCAACAACTGGTGTTTCAAGCCGGAAGTAAAATCAGAGGATTGATGGAAGGGAGGGTGTACAGGGGACCTGAAGAGGGTAAAGGAGAATGGGGTCAAGAGTCTTCAAGGTTGAAGAAGAGCCGCGAGATAGGCACAGCAGGTCAGAGATTTGGGTAATCAGTGAGATTCTCCACATGCGCTTCTTCATTCATGGAGATTGAAATTGATATGGACATCTCAGAGCGAGAGAGAGGTTGTTTCCTCGGCCCTTTTCGGTTCTAATGGGTTTCTTTAAACAGCTGTTATTGGGCTTCTAGTTATGAGGCCCATATGACGAAATATaagtaagtgtttttttttttactgatgtgCGTGCATTCGTATTGATTAGTTCACACGGTCAAATGGAATATACGGAGTCagtgtgtttattttttttgtttttatggcCGGCCGCCATCACGCGTAGACTGAGTAGTATAAGTAATTGTGAGCAGCTAGCAACGACTGACTGTTCCCAggtgataaattaaaaaacaatgcAATTAGGCTTGCAAAATACGAAACAGAAATGGGAAAGTAAGACCTTTTCAGGGGCTCCAAtcaaagaataattaatattatcatcatcactattCACTCATCAGATTAGAATAGATTAGCTAGCGCACCGAGACGACCCGACCCAACCcattgaataataataataatatatcaaagaaGAAAGTGACGGGAAAGTTCTCATGCAACTTCTTTTATTTAGTGCCGGAGAGATGATTGACGGACCCAATGAATTTggggttagtttttttttttttttttttttttNTGAATAAAACgaaaattatatactaataatGTCTTTTAGGTGGGTGGGAGTGGGACTAAAATAAGATTGGATTAGACATTAATTTAGAAGACTAATAAtaattagagaaataaaaagaatctctctctctctctctctgtcatcaaattaattagtagtaagtaaatctttcttcttcgtctgctTTGCCAATTGCCAGGGGGGGGCAAGAAGATTGATTTTTGTATAGATAGATGTTGCTTCTCCGTGGTAGAATCGCCGTCGTTGTCTTggtcctcttcttctcctcctcctcgtcttTCGTGGCCGCTCAGAAGAAGaactcgtcttcttcttcttcttcgtcgtgtCCTTTGGACTTTTCCATCCTCCAACCGTTCCGGCGTCCAGAACCGGATGGCCCAAACACATGCCAGTACCTACTCCAAGGGCTGCGGCTCCTTTACTCTCACCATCTCCGTGAGACTGGTTCCTTCCTCCCTCCCGCTGCTTCTGCCGCCTCCTGCTGGGATGCTCTTCAGTCTAACATCTCCGATTTTCTCCCTGGCTTCGATGTCCGATCAAAGTGTGGTTTCAAGACGCCCTGGATCTCTCAGGGATGCATGAACATCACCACCAGGTCTCGCTTCGAATCCCTCATCCCTAATTCCTCCCTCACCACCACCTTCATCCGCTGTAACACCTCTCTCCAGAGCAATACCCCTTGCGCCTCCTGCACTCAGAGCCTCTCCGCCTTTCAGGCCTACCTCTCCGGACCTTCCCTCGGCAACAATGTCTCCGACTGTGCTTCCTTCCCCTCTATTTACGCCGCTGCTTTCGCCAATCCCTACGGTCCCACCGACTCTGGCACCGCCAAATGCTTGTTTCAGCTCGATtacgcctcctcctcctcttcctcctcctccggtggTCGTAAGAAGCTCAAAATTGCAGTTTCCTTGTCTGTCTCTCTCGTCGCCTCTGCTTTGGTTATCACCGCTTGGTGGTTCTGGTACTCCCGGCGgctcaagaagaggaagaagaagaagaagatactttTCAAGCCTACTCAGTCTAGGCTAGATTCCATGAGCGAGAGCACCACTCTTGTCAAATTCAGCTTCGAAGAGATCAAGAAAGCCACCAACAATTTCTCACGCCACAACATCATTGGCAGGGGAGGTTACGGTAACGTCTACAAAGGGGTCTTGCCCGACGCCACCCAGGTCGCTTTTAAGAGGTTCAAGAACTGCTCGGCTACAGGGGACGAGAACTTCGCTCACGAGGTCGAGGTCATCGCCAGCATACGCCACGTTAATCTCCTGGCCCTCAGAGGCTACTGTACAGCAACCACCCCTTACGAAGGCCACCAGAGGATCATTGTGTGCGATCTTGTCACTAACGGTAGTCTTCACGACCATCTCTTTGGAGACTTGAAGGAGGCTCAGCTTCCCTGGCCCTTAAGGCAGAGGATCGCACTTGGCATGGCCAGAGGTCTCGCTTATCTTCACTACGGCGCACAGCCTTCCATTATCCACAGGGACATCAAGGCCAGCAACATTCTCTTGGACGAGAGATTCGAAGCCAAGGTTGCCGATTTCGGGCTGGCCAAGTTCAACCCCGAAGGAATGACGCATATGAGCACCCGTGTGGCCGGCACAATGGGATATGTGGCGCCAGAGTACGCACTCTACGGTCAGCTGACAGAGAAAAGCGATGTGTACAGCTTTGGAGTGGTGCTTCTGGAGCTTCTGAGCAGGAGAAAGGCGATCGTGACAGACGAGGAGGGTCAGCCTGTGTCAGTGGCAGACTGGGCATGGTCGCTGGTGAGAGAAGGCAGGACACTGGACGTGGTGGAAGACGGGATGCCAGAGAAGGGACCTCCAGAGGTTCTGGAGAAGTATGTGCTGATAGCGGTGCTGTGCTCTCACCCTCAGCTCCACGCAAGACCGACAATGGATCAAGTGGTGAAAATGCTGGAGAATAATGAGTTCACTGTAATCTCTATACCTCAACGGCCAATCCCTCTGGTGGCTTGTAGGGATGAGATTGACCGCTCTGTTAGTAGCAGCAGCGGCTCAGGGAAGCTCACTAGCCCCACGGGATATCAGGCCTTCTCCTTCGGAGGTGATGATATTGGACCCTCTGGGAACACAAATATGTAACCTCTGTCTGTTGTAGATATTAGTTTAGTGTGcattcatttcatttcatttttttggtgcGAATGTCACTTACGTATAGTAGTATTTAGACTGTTGTTCCAATAAAGTCACCCGTTGTAacatttttgaacttttttatcGGATGCTATACACAGGTTCTTGAATTAGTGTACGTATCACATGTAAGGCGACAAAAGCTTGATAGAAAAAGTAAGACACGAAAGATACGGAGGAGGTCCCTGATGAGATATACACGTACAGCATTTTCATTGATTCTCTCCGGTGTATTCCCCTCCGCTACCGTCATAACAATCAAATTTTGCTGGTGGTTTATCTTTaattcttcttttatgtttttctacGAATTTTATCTTCAAGGATCGATCGAGTTACATAACTCATAAGCAAGTAGGATCGCTATATCATTAACAGTCACGTGTTCGGATGTGAACAAGAAAGAATAAAGAAGACAGATCTGATCTCTGCCtgatattttctgttttcttggATGAATTCATAGGATTCCCAGAAAAAAACTGAGATCAAGTTTTTGACAAGAGGCCAAAGACATCACGTGTCTGTCTCTGTCCAATCCACGCCAGCCACTAAAAGCATGTGTTTGAATGCATTTGCGTATTCAGATTTACTTTTTGTAAGACATTTAGTAGTATGTATCTTACAGATTATGTTTGTTAGTACACAGAGTATTCGTTTAATGGATATGGATATTAGTTTATGTACTCAAATTTTGTTTGAACTTCCCCAAGTGGCTCAACATGGTCATTAGCTATATTCTAATCTAATGGTTATCACACACAAAATGAGACccaaattttggattttattccATGTTTgctcttatatttatttaggaAAAAGACAGAAAACAGCTTTCATCTTTTGGTAGCAAATCCCACAAAGCTTTCTTGCCTAAAGGGTCACTATTACCTATAAAAAAGTTATCTTTAAATCTCGTCCTCCCCTTTTCCAGTTTGCTCTTCTTTTGTATGTTTCTGTCTCCTTACTCAACTTTTGCTTCAGGCTTCGTCTCTTTT
The sequence above is drawn from the Camelina sativa cultivar DH55 chromosome 4, Cs, whole genome shotgun sequence genome and encodes:
- the LOC109124659 gene encoding sister-chromatid cohesion protein 3-like, whose protein sequence is MLKGEETSLSEFFPSSSRRLSATEQNTTMEDSPPQGQKRSRDRDQDDDSGGGGEAGKADVSGGVNQERSVSEASDQDAASPDDDFQETRPKPKRSRTLPPQQNLIEVVKGNGDLIPKAVKIWVERYEDSPRLATTELLSMLFEACGAKYSIKEELLDETDVDDVVVALVNLARAGECEDYQSSRKKELKNFKENLVSFWDNLIIECQNGPLFDKVLFDKCMDYVIALSCTPPRIYRQTATLMGLQLVTSFISVANTLGSQRETTQRQLNAESKKRADGPRVDSLNKRLSVTHEQITTLEDMMRKIFTGLFVHRYRDIDNDIRMSCIQSLGIWILSYPSLFLQDLYLKYLGWTLNDKHPGVRKASLLALRKLYEIDENVPTLGLFTERFSSRMIEMADDVDMSAAVCAIGLVKQLLRHQLIPDDDLGPLYDLLIDQPQEIRRAIGELVYDHLIAQKFNSSPSSLTGHEDSSSEIHIFRMLQILREFSTDPILSVYVIDDVWEYMKAMKDWKCIISMLLDQNPRTGSTTDEDSTNLIRLLFASIRKAVGEKIIPSTDNRKQYHSKAQREMFENNRKDITVAMMKNYPQLLRKFMADKAKVSSLVEIIMFMKLELYSLKRQEQSFKAAVRLIKDAFFKHGEKETLRSCVKAITFCASESKGELQDFSRGKLKDLEDELLEKLISAIKEVKDGNDEYSLLVNLKRLYELQLLKPVLVENIYDDIAFALRNFRNLDEEVICFLLLNMKMYVTWSLHSIINCEAVSEASVSSLISKRDTLFEELSYFLNGIEESRKFGIQLSLRICAILGEEWCMFRKSNFDSSKLERLGYCPDSVLLEKFWKLCAEIFNTSDETDEEDENKDYAEETNIDVAALAACKLVISDVVPKGYLGPEIISHLGMHGPCVTGVIKNFITCLRKKEDDISSIYLESLKRAYQRYATELSSGGEESRAEKCLEVCRELAGGLSGMYIGAARNKYRLEILSVVKEGVAFAFRDAPKQLLFLEVAILPFATKLSVPDIVDIKRDVQGRIVHVNTDEDPSGWRPCFTLLETLEEKCLKNEDLQDDKEAAAVRRRGRPRKRQETERKRLFDEQSESDEDESISGGSDREDDKLDEDAPLIETIRSAARRRVLRGERSKGH
- the LOC104783387 gene encoding protein SLOW WALKER 1-like; the protein is MEEELRVRLNEHQVSKVFPVKPKSTAKPVSESETPESRYWSSFKPHSVPNLVSSVSALAFSPVHPHSLAVAHSASVSLFSSLSLSSSRRFSFRDVVSSVCFRSDGALFAACDLSCTVQVFDIKERMALRTLRSHTAPVRFVKYPFQDKLHLLSGGDDGVVKYWDVAGSTVVSDLLGHKDYVRCGDCSPVSDSMFITGSYDHTVKVWDARVDKSKCIAEINHGLPVEDVVYLPSGGMIATAGGNSVKVWDLIGGGKMVCSMESHNKTVTSLCVGRMDSAETRLVSVALDGYMKVFDYGRAKVTYSMRFPAPLMSLCLSPDGSTRMIGASNGMVFAGKKKKKLSRDAGEKKSLSLWSVRGQVDETRRRALRPTYFRYFQRGQSEKPSQEDYLVKEKKGLKLTRHDKLLKKFRHKEALVSVLEEKKPANVVAVMEELVARRKLMKCVSNMEGSELGMLLGFLQRYCTMQRYSGFLMGLTKKVLETRAEDIKGKNEFKGLLRNLKREVNQEIRIQQSLLEIQGVIAPLMRIAGRS
- the LOC104783390 gene encoding probable LRR receptor-like serine/threonine-protein kinase RKF3, whose protein sequence is MLLLRGRIAVVVLVLFFSSSSSFVAAQKKNSSSSSSSSCPLDFSILQPFRRPEPDGPNTCQYLLQGLRLLYSHHLRETGSFLPPAASAASCWDALQSNISDFLPGFDVRSKCGFKTPWISQGCMNITTRSRFESLIPNSSLTTTFIRCNTSLQSNTPCASCTQSLSAFQAYLSGPSLGNNVSDCASFPSIYAAAFANPYGPTDSGTAKCLFQLDYASSSSSSSSGGRKKLKIAVSLSVSLVASALVITAWWFWYSRRLKKRKKKKKILFKPTQSRLDSMSESTTLVKFSFEEIKKATNNFSRHNIIGRGGYGNVYKGVLPDATQVAFKRFKNCSATGDENFAHEVEVIASIRHVNLLALRGYCTATTPYEGHQRIIVCDLVTNGSLHDHLFGDLKEAQLPWPLRQRIALGMARGLAYLHYGAQPSIIHRDIKASNILLDERFEAKVADFGLAKFNPEGMTHMSTRVAGTMGYVAPEYALYGQLTEKSDVYSFGVVLLELLSRRKAIVTDEEGQPVSVADWAWSLVREGRTLDVVEDGMPEKGPPEVLEKYVLIAVLCSHPQLHARPTMDQVVKMLENNEFTVISIPQRPIPLVACRDEIDRSVSSSSGSGKLTSPTGYQAFSFGGDDIGPSGNTNMFLN